Below is a genomic region from Oceanispirochaeta sp. M1.
CCCTATAGTTCAAGATAGTTGTCACAGTATTTAATACGGAGGACAACATATTGAGTAAGTATAGTACAGGATTTCGAAACAGCATTTTACGGAAAGTACTTCCCCCTGAAAGTAGACCTATTGCCCAGGTATGCCGGGAAGAAGGAATCTCAAATCAAACAATTAGGAATTGGGTTGCCAAGGCTAAAGATGGTACACTGGATGCAGCTGCTGGAGAGTTATCACCAGATCGGAGGAGCATTTCAGAAAAGATGTCCCTCCTCTTAGAGAGCCGATCAATTTCAAAAAATGAGATAGGAAATTGGCTCAGAAAGAATGGTCTTCACAGTGAACATCTATCCCTCTGGGAACAGGAGCTGCGGCAGTCTATGACAGAAAAAGAAAAGACCATCCAAGAACAAAATCGCCAATTGAAGCTTAAGACTAAAAAGCTTGAGAAAGAGCTTGCTCGTAAAGATAAAGCCCTGGCTGAAATGGCAGCCTTACTAACTCTTAAAAAAAAAGTGGATGCTCTATTGGGGGGCGACGAGGACGATTAATTCCTCAGGACCTCAAAGATCTTTCGGTTTCATTAATTGATGAAGCCATATCAACTGGAGCCAGAAAATCAAAAGCCTGTGATGTAATGGATATATCTGTCCGGACATATCATAGGTGGAATGATTTTTCTTGTGGTGATAAAAGAAAAGGATCAGTGAAGAAGGTTAAAAGAAAGCTTACAGAGTATGAGCGTCAAGAGATTCTCAGAATTGCCTGTGAAGACAGATTTGTAGACTGTAATCCATATCAGATCGTTGTAACTCTTTTGGATGAAGGAATATATATTGCATCTGTGAGTACTTTTTACAGGGTCCTGAGAGATGCAGACATGATTCACCACAGAAGAAGAAGTTACCCTGCAAGAAAGCAGAATAAACCACCTGAGTTAGCAGCTACAGGTCCCAATCAGGTCTGGAGTTGGGATATTACATTTCTCAAAACAGATGTGAATGGAATCTTTTTCTACTGCTATATGATCGTTGATGTCTGGAGCCGTAAAATTGTCGGTTGGGAAATACACGAATC
It encodes:
- a CDS encoding transposase, with the translated sequence MSKYSTGFRNSILRKVLPPESRPIAQVCREEGISNQTIRNWVAKAKDGTLDAAAGELSPDRRSISEKMSLLLESRSISKNEIGNWLRKNGLHSEHLSLWEQELRQSMTEKEKTIQEQNRQLKLKTKKLEKELARKDKALAEMAALLTLKKKVDALLGGDEDD